From Paenibacillus sp. V4I7, one genomic window encodes:
- a CDS encoding GntP family permease gives MFIEIVAIVLSLGLLMFFAYRGYPVIVFAPIFTLLAVLISGIALMPSYTEVYMVNAANYVKNFFPIFLLGAVFGKVMELNGAASSIAQSLVKALGSKRAMLSVVLACGILTYGGVSLFVVAFAVYPFAVSIFREANIPKRLIPGTIALGAFTFTMDALPGSPQIQNIIPTTYFGTDSYAAPILGIIGGLIVFGLGLFWLERRRKQAEAAGEGYGLGHKNEPEGLENQKYPKLWVSIIPLVLVLVFNYLLSRGFLTVNNWYSAELLKTFNIANVKTVSSSWALIVALCIGILSAICINARVVQSKLAAGLTAAAMGALLAIFNTASEVGFGNVVKTLPGFKAIQGWILGLSSHPLISEAISVNVLAGVTGSASGGLSIALEVMGKQYLAAASAAGISPELLHRIASMASGGMDTLPHNGAVITLLAITGLTHRQSYKDIFAITVIKTAAVLVLAIILSIF, from the coding sequence ATGTTTATTGAGATTGTAGCGATTGTGTTATCCTTGGGCCTTCTAATGTTTTTTGCTTACAGAGGCTACCCAGTCATCGTGTTCGCACCTATTTTCACCTTGCTGGCTGTATTGATTTCGGGAATTGCTTTAATGCCAAGCTATACAGAAGTGTATATGGTGAACGCAGCGAATTATGTGAAAAACTTTTTCCCGATTTTCCTATTGGGAGCTGTGTTCGGTAAAGTGATGGAATTGAACGGTGCAGCATCCTCCATTGCGCAATCGTTAGTGAAGGCATTGGGATCCAAAAGAGCGATGCTTTCCGTAGTTCTTGCGTGTGGTATCTTAACGTACGGTGGTGTTTCTTTATTTGTGGTAGCGTTTGCAGTGTATCCTTTCGCTGTTTCGATCTTCCGAGAAGCCAATATTCCAAAAAGATTGATTCCCGGTACGATTGCTTTAGGAGCATTTACTTTTACAATGGATGCGCTTCCAGGTTCACCGCAAATTCAGAATATTATTCCTACAACTTATTTCGGAACGGATTCTTACGCGGCTCCAATCCTTGGTATTATCGGCGGCCTTATCGTATTTGGCTTAGGGCTGTTCTGGTTGGAACGCAGACGTAAACAAGCAGAAGCTGCTGGTGAAGGCTATGGTTTAGGACATAAGAATGAGCCTGAGGGGCTAGAGAATCAGAAGTATCCTAAGCTTTGGGTGTCCATCATTCCGTTAGTACTGGTCTTGGTATTTAACTATTTGCTGAGCAGAGGTTTCTTAACAGTAAACAACTGGTATTCAGCAGAACTTTTGAAAACGTTTAATATTGCCAACGTAAAAACGGTGTCGTCTTCCTGGGCGCTAATTGTGGCCTTATGCATTGGTATCCTGTCTGCGATATGCATTAATGCGCGTGTTGTTCAAAGTAAATTGGCAGCAGGCTTGACTGCTGCAGCAATGGGAGCGCTGCTTGCAATATTCAATACAGCATCAGAGGTTGGTTTCGGTAATGTTGTAAAAACCCTACCCGGATTCAAAGCTATCCAAGGTTGGATTCTAGGCTTAAGTTCTCATCCGCTTATCTCGGAAGCTATTTCTGTTAATGTGTTGGCAGGTGTAACGGGCTCAGCATCAGGAGGTCTATCCATCGCCTTGGAAGTCATGGGGAAACAATATTTGGCGGCAGCAAGCGCAGCAGGAATTAGCCCCGAATTGTTACACCGAATTGCTTCGATGGCTTCAGGAGGGATGGATACGCTCCCTCATAATGGTGCAGTTATCACACTCCTTGCCATTACAGGTCTCACACATCGACAATCGTACAAGGATATCTTCGCAATTACGGTTATCAAAACAGCAGCGGTTCTAGTGCTCGCGATCATTTTATCGATTTTTTAA
- a CDS encoding LysR family transcriptional regulator, with protein sequence MDLRQLTYLLEIAKHMNFTKAAEALHLTQPTLSKMVKNIEEELGATLFDRSGKYVQLTDSGEIAVQQIQVIVQAVQDLHHLLDDVSNLKKGTITIGLPPVVGSVFFTRVIAKFQIKHPNIHFQLVEEGAKNVENLVQNRKLDLGVVVGPVDTSNFETLPFLFQKLALIIHRSHPLAEQSSVSLLQLRNEPFILFPSGYAVRNHVIHACRSVGFDPSVVYESSQWDLLAEMVASNAGISIIPETICSKITCPEVLTLPLTEPSIPWNLVIIWPKDHYVSYAMREFISFSQELSETET encoded by the coding sequence TTGGATTTACGCCAGTTAACTTATCTGCTTGAAATTGCTAAACATATGAATTTTACCAAAGCGGCCGAAGCCCTTCACCTCACACAACCAACACTGAGTAAAATGGTGAAAAATATAGAAGAAGAACTAGGCGCTACTTTATTTGATCGTTCAGGTAAGTATGTCCAATTGACCGACTCGGGAGAGATCGCCGTTCAACAAATTCAAGTCATCGTTCAGGCTGTCCAAGATCTTCATCACCTATTAGATGATGTCTCCAACCTAAAAAAAGGAACCATTACCATCGGGTTGCCCCCAGTAGTTGGTTCCGTTTTCTTTACACGAGTTATCGCAAAGTTCCAAATTAAACATCCGAATATCCATTTCCAACTTGTCGAAGAAGGCGCTAAAAATGTAGAAAACCTTGTGCAAAATCGAAAGCTTGATCTCGGAGTTGTGGTTGGGCCTGTAGACACGTCTAACTTTGAAACCTTGCCTTTTCTCTTTCAAAAATTAGCGCTCATCATCCATCGTTCTCATCCACTAGCTGAGCAATCCAGCGTATCTCTTTTGCAGCTTAGAAATGAACCCTTTATCCTGTTCCCAAGCGGCTATGCCGTTCGAAACCATGTCATTCATGCCTGTCGATCCGTTGGATTCGATCCTTCCGTTGTCTACGAAAGCTCGCAGTGGGACCTTTTGGCTGAAATGGTTGCTTCGAATGCAGGTATCTCCATCATACCCGAGACGATTTGCAGTAAAATCACTTGTCCCGAAGTACTTACGTTACCTTTAACAGAGCCTTCTATTCCCTGGAATCTAGTTATTATTTGGCCGAAGGATCACTACGTCTCATATGCTATGCGTGAGTTTATTTCGTTTAGCCAAGAGCTGTCGGAGACAGAAACCTGA
- a CDS encoding DUF3502 domain-containing protein produces the protein MKFKSAGMDKVIQEAQKQYNEWKKSNK, from the coding sequence ATGAAGTTTAAATCGGCTGGTATGGATAAAGTTATCCAAGAAGCTCAGAAACAGTATAATGAATGGAAGAAGTCGAATAAATAA